Part of the Bacteroidota bacterium genome, CCGTTCGGCGCGACGGTCACGCGGACGGTCACCGTCCCGACGCCGCCGGGGTTCTGCGGCAGCGGCGCGCGGCGCGGCGTCCGGTTGAGGCCGTCAATCGAGTACGGCGCGCGGCGCGTGGTGCCCGTCCCCTCGTCGCCTTCTTCGGACGTGGAGCCGACCGTACCCGCCGGGTTGCCGCCGGTCTGGTCGATGGGCGCGGGGTCGGCGACAGGCTGCTCGGGGAGGGTCTCGCGCTCCGGCTCGGGCGTGGTCTCCTCCGGCGTCGGCGGAGGGACCGTTTCTTTTTCCTGCGCGGGCGGCGGGTCGGGGAGCTTGACCGGCTTCGTCTGCTGGGAGGTCGGCTCCGGGCGCGGCGGCGTGGGCTGCGGGTTGGGGCGCGGGGTCGTCGGCGCGGGCCGCTGCGTCTCGGCGCGCGTCGCGGGCTGCGCCATTTCGAACGGGCCGAACTCGACCTCGACGAGGCCGAGCGGCTCGGGCGGCGCGGCCCCGGAGACGACGGCGAAGCCAAGCAGGACGAGTGCGTGTAGCGCCAGGCTCACGCCGAGGCCGGTCCAGTCGTCTCTGTTCATCGCATCGCGGGTCGGGTGCGTCGGCAAGATAGGCGCTACTCGCCGCTGCCCACCTGCGTGGAGCCTTTCTTGCGCTGCTCGATAGCCCCGCGCAGGGCCGCCTGCACGTCCGCGTCGCGCTCCACCTCGGCCTGGGCTTCGAGCGCTTCGAGCGCCGCCGCGTCGCCGATCTCGCCGAGGGCCTCGGCTACGGCCTCGCGCACGGCCGGGCGCAGGTCGCCGACGCGCGCCGCGAGCGCCCCGGCCGCAAACATGCGGATGTCCTCGTCCCGCCGACCGAGAACCAGAAGGCCCTCGATGGCGCTCAGGCGGACAGGATCCGGGCGCAGCACGTCGGTCTGCGCCGCGAGGTACTCGGCCCCGGCCACCCCGCCGAGCCGGTACTCGGTGATGACCTCGACGAGTGCCTGCTCCACGCGGCCCCGCCACGAGAGCGGCGCGTCGAGGAGGGGCTGCACGGCGTCGAAGGCATCGTCGCGGAAGCGCTTGGCGTAGAGCCGGACCGCCTGGGCCTGGGTGAGATACGACGCATCGTCCAGGGCCGCGCGCAGGGCAGGCCGAACGAGGGCTGCCGAGTCGGCCTCGGCGAGGCTGCGGAGCGCAGCGCGGCGCACGGCTGGCGTCTCGTCCGCCTGCCCGAGCTGCGCGAGCGTCTCGGTGACTTCGGGGATGCCGGCGTAGGGTTCGAGGGCTCCGGCGGCGCGCTCGCGGACGAGCGGGTGCGCGTCCTCCGTGGCGGCGCGAAGCAGGACCTCGCGCACCTGCAGGTTGAGGTCGCGCCCGGCGAGGGCCACGACGGCGTCGTAGCGCCCCGCCATCTCGTCGTCCTCGACGGCCTGCACGAGCGTCTCGGCCAGCGGCTGCCGGAGCAGGATGTCAGCGAAGGTCCAGTTGCCCTCGTCGAAGCGGACGAAGCTCGGGGCCTCGGGGACTGAGAACCGGAGCGTCGTGTCGGCGCGTGCGATGCGGACGCGGCGCACCTCGCGCGGCTGGTTCGGGTAGTTGAGTTCGATGTTCGTCTCGAAGGCGAACGTCGGCGCATTCGCCAGGTCCTGGCGCTGGACGACCTGCACGGTGTAGACGCTCGACCCGGCGAAGTAGGCCTGCTCGACTTCGAGCACCGGGTGGCCGGGCCGGTGCCACCACTGGTCGAAGAAGCGTCGCAGGCTGCGGCCCGAGGTCTCCTCCATCGCGATGCGGAAGTCGGCCATCTCGACGCTGCCGTACCGGTGCTTGGTGAGGTAGTGCTGCATCCCGCGCCAGAACGCGTCGTCGCCGAGTTCGAACCGGAGTTGGTTGAGCACCTGCCCGCCCTTCTGGTAGGTGTGCCGGTCGAACATGCCGTCGGGGGCGCTGTAGCCGTACCACACGATCGGGCGGCGGTGCCGCTCGGCCTCGGCGAAGTACCCGTCGCGGTCGGCGATGCCGTGGGCCTGGGCCTCGGCGCGGCCGAAGGCTTCTTCGAGGTAGACCTCCTCGAAGTACGACGCGAAGCTCTCGTTGAGCGCGAGGTTGGCCCAGTCTTTCGTCGTCACGAGGTTGCCGAACCACTGGTGGGCGAGCTCGTGGGCGATGAGGTCGCGCCCGGTGTAGTCGAGGTAGGCGCGCTCGTCGGTCTGGATGTGCTCGAAGAGGAGGGTGATCGTCGTGTTCTCCATCCCGCCAGCGGTGAAGTCGCGGACGGCCATCTGCTTGTAGTCGGGCCAGGGGTAGGGCACGCCGAACTTTTCCTCGAAAACCTCCATCATGCGCGGCGTCTCGCCGAAGATGCGCGGCACCGCCTCCTCGAACTCCGGCTCGACGAAGTAGGCGAGCGGGATCGCCGTGCTGTCCACGCTCATCACCGAGTCGCGGACGACCGCGAACGGCCCGGCGGCGACGGCGGCGAGGTAGGCGACCTGGTCGCCCTCGAGCACGTAGCGGTCGCGCCGCATCCCGCTCCCGAGGTCGGTCTGCTCGACGAGCGCGCCGTTCGCAGCGGTGACGAGCGAGTCCGGGACGGTCATTGAAATCTCAAAGCCCATCCGGTCGTTGGGGTAGTCCCAGGTCGGGAACCAGCGGCGGTTGCTCTCGGCCTGGCCCTGGGTCCAGAGCTGCGTCGGGCGGCCCGGGTCGGTGCCGGACGGGTCGATGAAGTAGAGGCCCGAGCCGCCGTCGCCGAGCGCCCCCTGCCCGGCCAGCGTCGGGCGGGCGAGGTAGTCGATCTCGAACGTGTAGACCGAGTCTATGGCGAGCGGCGTGGCGGGCGTGACCGTCAGGCGGTCGCCCTCGTAGCCGTGCCCCACCCCGCGCTCGCCGATCTGCCGGACGTTCTCGATCTCCATGTCGGCCGCGTGGAGATAGAACGACTCTACACCGCTACGGAGCGGCGTGAGCGTGTGCCGCGCCGTCCCCTGCACCGTTTCGTCCTCGAAGCCGAAGGCGAGGTCGAGCGCCGTCGAGAGGATGTCCACGCTGCGGTCCGGGGCCACGTCCGGCGTGACGGCGGCGGGCAGGACGTAGGTCACCCCGGCCGGGTCCTCGACGACGAGTGTGTCGCGCTCGAACTCGGGCGGGCGGTCCACCTCGGTGACTTCGTAGACCTGCTGCGTGGACGAGCAGGCGGCGAGGGTGAGGCAGAGGGCAGCGGCGAAGAGCGAGACGCGCATGAGCAGGGGACCGGGATGAGGGAGCGATTCAGATAGACAGACGCTGCGAGAGCGAGGCCTAGTACGTGGGGACTTCAAACTACCCCCCTGAAGTCCCATCCCCCTGGAGGGCAATACTCAAGCCGACGGTACCGACGAGGAGCAGGTCCGTCTCCTGATTG contains:
- a CDS encoding TonB family protein, encoding MNRDDWTGLGVSLALHALVLLGFAVVSGAAPPEPLGLVEVEFGPFEMAQPATRAETQRPAPTTPRPNPQPTPPRPEPTSQQTKPVKLPDPPPAQEKETVPPPTPEETTPEPERETLPEQPVADPAPIDQTGGNPAGTVGSTSEEGDEGTGTTRRAPYSIDGLNRTPRRAPLPQNPGGVGTVTVRVTVAPNGGVAQVLILRRAGPALDRAVQDAVRGWTFNPLPPAAPQENQEGTITFFFSLD
- a CDS encoding M1 family aminopeptidase → MRVSLFAAALCLTLAACSSTQQVYEVTEVDRPPEFERDTLVVEDPAGVTYVLPAAVTPDVAPDRSVDILSTALDLAFGFEDETVQGTARHTLTPLRSGVESFYLHAADMEIENVRQIGERGVGHGYEGDRLTVTPATPLAIDSVYTFEIDYLARPTLAGQGALGDGGSGLYFIDPSGTDPGRPTQLWTQGQAESNRRWFPTWDYPNDRMGFEISMTVPDSLVTAANGALVEQTDLGSGMRRDRYVLEGDQVAYLAAVAAGPFAVVRDSVMSVDSTAIPLAYFVEPEFEEAVPRIFGETPRMMEVFEEKFGVPYPWPDYKQMAVRDFTAGGMENTTITLLFEHIQTDERAYLDYTGRDLIAHELAHQWFGNLVTTKDWANLALNESFASYFEEVYLEEAFGRAEAQAHGIADRDGYFAEAERHRRPIVWYGYSAPDGMFDRHTYQKGGQVLNQLRFELGDDAFWRGMQHYLTKHRYGSVEMADFRIAMEETSGRSLRRFFDQWWHRPGHPVLEVEQAYFAGSSVYTVQVVQRQDLANAPTFAFETNIELNYPNQPREVRRVRIARADTTLRFSVPEAPSFVRFDEGNWTFADILLRQPLAETLVQAVEDDEMAGRYDAVVALAGRDLNLQVREVLLRAATEDAHPLVRERAAGALEPYAGIPEVTETLAQLGQADETPAVRRAALRSLAEADSAALVRPALRAALDDASYLTQAQAVRLYAKRFRDDAFDAVQPLLDAPLSWRGRVEQALVEVITEYRLGGVAGAEYLAAQTDVLRPDPVRLSAIEGLLVLGRRDEDIRMFAAGALAARVGDLRPAVREAVAEALGEIGDAAALEALEAQAEVERDADVQAALRGAIEQRKKGSTQVGSGE